In the Trueperaceae bacterium genome, GGAGATCGTCAGGTTCGCAGGGGTCAGTTCGAAGCCGGAGCTCGTCGTCTCGGGGGCGAACACGGCGAGCATGGCTTGCAGGGCGGCGTCGATGTCCGGGTCGTCCGCGCTCACCCGTGGCGGGCTCGCGAGCACCGCGGCGAGCACGGCTTCCGCCACCGGGCCTACGGCGGAGCTCCTGGAGAGGTAGTCGATCAGGCTCGCCTGCATCGCCGGTTCCAGGAACTGGCCCTGCAGGGCGTAGAACGCGAACGCCTCGGCCGTGGTGCGGACGCTCAGCGTGGTGCGCTCGTCAGACACGAAGCCCATGAGGAGCAGGTCGCTGCCCCGTTGCGCCGTGGCGAGCGTCGCCCCGAGCCCGGTGACCCCCGCCTTGCCCGAACCGCCCGTGACGGGGCCGGCGCCGTACGGGGTCGACAAGGTGATCGTGCCGGGTGCCGCCCCGGCCGGCAGCGAGACGGTGACCGACACGTCGTGAACGGCGCTCGGGTCCGGCGGACCGCCGCGTCCGCACGCCGGCACCGTCAGCAACGCGAGTAGCAAGACCAAGCCGAAGTTGATCCTACGAGTCATGGCTTCCTCCAGAACCCCCAGCGGAGTGTAGTGCCGGCGTGCTTAAGGTGCGATTAATGCGTCACCGGGCGGTTCGGCCCGGTGTAGTCCCGTGCTGGCGGCCAAGGATTGCTTCCAGACCCTCAAGCGACCGAGGCTGCCATAGCCTTCTCGATCTCCTTCGCGCAAGCCCTGATGGTCGGCGCCAACTCCACCAGTCGCTCCCGCGTTAGGTCGGTGATGGCCCCGTTGAAGCTCACCCCCGCCACCACCTGCCCGGACGGGCCGTAGATGGCGGTCGCCACACAGGCGACGCCGCTTGCGCTCTCCTCCAGGTCGAGGGCGTAGCCCCGCTCCTTGATCTCGGCGAACTCGACCAGTTGGCGGGTCCGCTCCTTGCGTCCGATGCCGTTAAGGAAGAAGAGCCATTCGCGCTCGGGTTGGCTGGCGATCATCGCCTTGCCGGCGCCCGTTCTGTACGCCAACGTGCGCTGACCGACGTAGGCGTTGACCTGGAGCTGCCTACTGCCGATTATGCGATCGACGACCATACTGTAGATGCCGTCTAGAACGGCGATGTGCACCGTCTCGCCTGTTCGCTCGCAGTAGTTCTGCGCGATCGGCTTGGCGGCCTTCGTGAACTGCAGGCTCGACTTCTTCTTCTCGCCGAGTTCGAGGAAGCGGTAGCCGAGGCTGTAGCGCTGCGCCTTGTTCTCCAAGTACCGGTGCTTGACCAAGGAGGCCGCGAGGCGATGCGTGGTGCTACGCGAGAACCCGGATGCCTGACAGAGTTGTTGCAGCGACAGGTCACCGTCACTCACGAGCTCGACGAGCTGGAGTGCCTTCTCTAGAGTGGTGCTCACGTCGACATCCTAGAACGACCTGCGCTGCCGCCGGAGCGCGAGGAGCCGACCTCGCCCGGCCAGGTCGCCCGGGCGTCTCGGGAAGCTGACGTAGGCCGACGCTGGTCCTGGTGGGCTAGTCGCTTCCCGCCAGCCCTAGCCGCAACCGCAGTACTTCGATGACCTCGATGGCGGCGGTGAGGGCGTCCGTGAAGCGGTGCCTGACCCGCATCAACTCGGTTGTCAGGAGGTGCCGTTCCGGGTCGCCGGCGACCAGCCTGCGGTAGCGGCTCAGCGGGGCGAGCATGGGGACGGGCTCCTTGAGGTCGCTGAGCCCGTAGCTGTCCTGACCGTACTTACCCACCACGGTGGCACGCAGAGGCGTGATGTGGCGGCTGAGGCGCAGGAGCGCCTCGTTGCGGGCCAACACGGCTTCCTTGGTGTCGGCCTGCAGTGCGTCCAGCCACGCCGCGCGCTCCGCCAGTCGGTCGAGCAGCGGCCGCACGCGGCCCAGTTCGGCCGGGTCTTCGCCTTCCGAAAGCATCGTGTCGAAGCGCGCCCTCAGCTCTTGGGCCGCTGGCGAGGCCAGATGGGGCAGAAGCTCGGTGCTCACCAGGTCGTGTATCAGGCCCGCCCAGAAACGGCCGTCGCGCTCGAGCACCGCCTCGTCGAGCGTGTCGAAAGTGTCCTTGTCGGTATGGTTCCACCAGCCGAGGGTAGCGCCGTTCCAGGCCTGCACGACGGCGTCGGGCAGGGCGTGGCGTGCCGCGATGGCGGGTACGCCGACGCCGAAGAAGGACTGGTCGCCGATCCGCTCCAGCCGCTTGCTCGGCAGTCGCTCGCCGAAGAGCTCCTCCGCGATCGCCTGATGCGCGTCGCGCAGCTCCGGGCTGCTGTTGACGGCGAGACGGTCGGCACCACGCATGCCGACCGAGTCGATGTTGGTGTACGCCACTCCGTAGCGGTTCAGCTCCTCCCAGTGGGTGTCGACGAAGTAGGTCGAGCCGGCGGCCTCCGCGATCTCATGACCGTTCCAGAAGCAGAAGACCACCGAGCGGCGCAGCTCGTCACGGCGCTCGGCCAGCAGCCTGGCGATCTCGATCATCACGCCGTTGCCGCTGGCGTTGTCGGTCACGCCCGGCTCCCAGGCGTCGAGGTGCCCCGAGACGACCACGAACTGCTCGCGCTCTGGGCTTGACTCCGGTGCGCGCAGCCAGGCGATCGGCTGGGCGACCCGCGCCCAGAGGCGTTGGCCCGTCACGCGGAGCCTCACCTCCACCCCTCCCTGCTTGCACTGCGCCTTGAGCCGCTCGCCGTCGCGTCGAGTGATCGCGAGGGCGTGCAGCCTGGGGATCTCGTTCCACGTGGCCCGGGTGGGGTTACCCCACACGGCCTTCAGGGCGCGCCAGGGGATGTTGTCCTGGTCGGAGGTTCCCCAGTTCATCAGGACGATGCCGATGGCGCCCTGCTCGTAGGCCAGCCGCGCCTTCTCCGGCGTCGCTGGGGCGTAGCTGACCTCTGCCAGGACGATCTTGCCGCGCACGTCGAGGCCGGCGTAGTCCTCGCGGCCGCCGGGGCCTACCGCCACGAGCTCGGCCACCACTCCCTCCGGAGGGGTCGGGTCGATGTGCAGGCACGGTTTGACGACGGGTGTCCAGGGCTCCGGGGAGAGGACATCGAGGGCGCCGCTGCCGATGGTGCTGGTGTAGGTGTCGAACTCCTGCAGCTTGGCCGCCAAGCCGTAGGAGGCGAGGGTGTCGCGGATGTACTCGGCGGCCAAGCGGTCCTGGCCCCCGCCGGAGATGCGGTTGGGTGTGCGCTCGCTCAGCCACCGGACATGGGTCATGGCCCGGTCGAGGTCGAAAGCTTGAAGGATCGGTGGCAGAGCCGAGGTCGTCATGAATGGTCCTTTCTATGCCCTGATTGCCCTGAGGTCCAGGTTCGCTCCGAGGTCGCGAGCGCCACGTAGAAACGCGCCGCCTCGCCGATCTGCCGCACGTCCACCCACTCGTCGGCGGCATGCAGGTTCGCTCCGGACGGCCCGAACATGACCGTGGGGATCCCGCTGTCGGCCAGCAGGTTGGCGTCGCTCACTCCGCGGCCGTAGGCGAAAGCGGGGTCGTGGCCGAACTCGCGGCGGTAGGTCTCAGTGAAGTGCCGCAGGAAGGGGTGGTCGGGTGCGGTCAGGTAGCTGGGGTAGGCGGGGGGTAGGACGTCGAAAATGGCGTCCACCGCCGGCGATACGCTCTCCGCCAGCGCCCGCAACTCGCCGACCACGTCGTCGGCGCTCTCGCCGGGCACCAGATGCCAGTTGACCAGGCAGGAGCAGCGATCGGGGACCCTGATCTCGTAGGGGCCGTCGCCGCTCTGGATGCGCAGCACGCAGCGACTGCCCCGCCCGACGAGCGGATGCTCGCGCACCGGCGATGCCTGAAGGGCGTGCAGCAGCCGCGCCATGGCGTCGATGGCGTTGACCCCCTCCTCGGGGCGACTGCCGTGCGCGCTGCGCCCACGGCACGTGATCCTGACGTTGATCTTGCCGACGCCGCCGACGACCGGATCGTCGAAGTGCGGCTCACACACCACGGCGGCGTCGAACCGCAGCCCGCGGGCGATCAGGTCGACCGCGCCCCTCGAGGAGGCCTCCTCGTCCGCCACCGATGCGAAGCTGACCGTGCCACACCAGTCGGAGCGGCGGGCCAGCTCGCGCATGGCCAGCATCGCGGCGGCTAGGCCGGCCTTCATGTCGACGGCCCCACGTCCGTACAGACGGTGGCCCTCCAGGACGCCCGAGTACGGGTCGTGGGTCCATCCGTTGCCCGGCAGGACGGTGTCGGCGTGGCCGAGTAGCAGCAAGCTGGGCGCCGCCTCGCCATGTCGGTCGCCTCTGACCGTGGCGAAGACGTTGCTGAGCCCGTCCGCGGTGGTTTGTAGGGTCGTGGCGACGCCGTTCAGCCGCAGCCAGTCGGCGATGAGGCGCTGCACGGCCTCCTCCTGCCCGGAAGGGCTTGGGCACTGCACTAGGCTGCGCAGCAGGACTACCGTCTCGTCGGTGGCCTCGGTCATGCCCTGACTTCCTCCTCCTCGGCCGGCGGCCCGGCCCTCAAGCCGTGATGGGGATGGCTCCGGACTCGGTCACCAGGTAGGCGTCCTCGATCGCGACCACCGCCTCGTCCACCGGCCAGACGAACTCGACGCAGCCGGACATACCCGCCTCGATCCGTTGCTCGCAGCCGGGTTCCAGATAGATGGTGCAGATCGTTTGCCGGTTGATCACGTGGCCGCAATCCCTGGCGTACTCCTTGCCGCTGCGACCATGCGGCAGCAGACCCCAGCCGCGCACCCGATCGTCTTGCTCGGCCAAGGCTTCTGTGGCCGCCTCGTGGACGACGGCGCCGCTGACCCCCGGGCGGATCGCGGGGATGACGCGGTCGAGCAGAGTGGCGCGCAGGAACGCCTGGAACTCCTCCAGCTCGGGAGAGTTGCAGAGGGTCTTCGCGATGTCGGAGCAACCCCTCACGCGTCCGGCCAGGTCGAGGACCTGGGTGCCCATGTCGAACTTGACGGTGCGGTTCCGTCCGCTCACGAGGTTCGGGGTCGGCGCGGCCGGGACCAGGGTCCGCTCCCCGGGGTGGATGATGCGGAAGTAGGGACGGAACATGCCGTGCAGGTCGCACTCGCCGGCGAACTCCCCAAGGAAGGCATCGAAGGCGAGCGCCAACTCCGACTCGCGCAGCTCGCCGCCCCGCGCCAGGCGCCCGGCCGCGTACTTGACGGCGCGCTCGGTGGCCACGCGGGCCGAGTTGGCGGCGAGGACGTAATAGGGGAGCTGGCTCGCGGCCCGCAACTCCTGCCAGCGGTACAGCAGCGGCGAGGCGCTCGGCAGCAGCAGGGGGTCGGCGTCGAGCGCGCGCGCGAGGCCCAAGTCGGCGTGGCCTGGCTCGACGGCCAGGGTGCCGGGCGCGATGGCGGCGACGGCGCTGCCAACGTCTCGGTAGGTCGAGCGCTCCACGGTCCCGGGCAGTTGACCTCGTCCCGGCAACAGGAGGTGGAGTCGTTCGTCGCCCCTGACGAAGAGCATGACGGCGCCTGCCCGCTCCAGCCAGGCGCTCGGATGACCGCTCAGCTCCTCCATCTGGAAGGGGGAGGTGACGAGAAGGGCATCGACGCCGGCCCTCTCGAGCTGCGCGTCGAGCAGGGCGAAGTCGTGCTCCGGCTGGCGCTGGAGCAGCTCCGCCAGCCGCTCCTCGAAGCGAAAACCCTCGACGACTCGCCTCGCCGCCCGTCGGTAGCGCTCCACGTCAGACTCCATCGCCGCCGCTACCCGGGGGCGCTCGAGCGTGAGGTGCCGGAGCGTCCGGTCGGTCAAGGTCCGGTAGGTGACGTCTAGATCTAGGGAGCCATGCAGAGCGCGGTAGCTCGCCACCGGCAGGGTGTCGTCGACCTCGACCGCGCGGCCGGGCGCTAGCTCGTCGATGAGCTGCGGCAGGGCCGGCGCGGCTGGCCGCTCGTTCCAACTGAAGTAACCGCCGTAGACGGCGAAGCGGTGGGGGGTCGCCGGTTGCGCAGTGGCCATGGCGCTGTCGGAGTCGCGCAGCAGCACCGTGCACCTGCCGTCGAGCTCGAGGACGTAGGGCAGGACCGTCTTGGTGGCGTCCTTCACGATGTGCGGGTAGACCATGGCGTCAAGGTAGTCGGCCCCCAGCAGCCGGACGAGGTCGTGGTGGGCGTGCCACAACCGGGCCGTCTTCTTCACGCCGCCCCGGCTCCCGCCGCAGCCGCCAGCCGCACGCGGCTCAGAGCCAGACCTACGGCGGCCTGCGTCGGATCGACCACAGGCAGCCCAACCGCCTGCTCCAGCTGCGCGCAGTAGCGGCCCATGCCGGCGCCGGCGAACAGCAGCGAGCCGGCCCCGAGCTCCCTGAGGCTCGCGCCGACCTCGATGAGCCGACCCAGCACGCGCTCCGGCCGGCGCAGGTCGCCGTAGTCGAGGCCGAGCGCGGCCGCGCCGGCCAGCCTCGCCTCCACTCCGAGCGCTCGCAACGCGCGGCGGTTCTTCCCCTCGCTACCCGCCGAGACCGAGATCAACCCGAGCTGACCGCCGAAAGCCAGGGCCGTCATGACGCCCGCCTCGCCGATGCCGAGCACCGGTCGGCTACTGAACTCCCGGGCAGCGGCGATGCCCGGGTCCGAGAAGCAGGCCACGACGAATGCGCCCGTGTCCGGTAGCTCATGCCGCTCCTCGATGAAGCGCGCCACCGCCACAGCGGCCAAGTCGCTATCCCTGCTGGTGGTGATGCCGTTGGGGCCGTCTTCCAGCGTGACGCAGTCGATCTCCGGCCCACCCGGGAAGCGCAGGGGTTCCAAGGTGCGCGACAGCTCCTCGGTGATCCCAGTGTCCTTGCGACTGCTGGCGTTCATGACGTGGATGATCTTGGCCATCGCTGCTCGACTCCTCCTGTCAGGCCCCGCTGCCCTCAGTGCTCGCGGACGGTGAGGATGATCTTGCCTACGTTCTTGTTCTCCGCCATGCGCTGGTGCGCCACCTCCGCCTCCTGGATGGGGAACACGCGGTCCACCACCGGCTTCAGCCGGCCGTCGTCGAGGGCCTCGCCGAAGTCGCGCAAGAAGGCATCCTTCATGTCCGCCAGCTCGGCGACCGAGTACTTGCTCAACGTGTCCCCGAGGACGGCGAGGCGCTTGGAGATGATCTGGCGCATGTTGATCTCGGTCTGGGTTCCCCCGAGGATGCCGATGAGGAGCAGGCGGCCCTTCAACGCGAGCAGCTCGAGGTTGCGTTGCAGGTAGCCGGCACCGACGGTGTCGAGGATGACGTCGACACCCTCGCCACCCCCGAACTCCATGGCCCGCGCGACGAAGTCCTCCTCGTGGTAGCGGATGGCCAGGTCCGCGCCCATGGCTTCGCATAGGCGCGCCTTCTCGGCCGAACCAACGGTGACGATGACGCGGCAACCGGCCAGACGGGCGAGTTGGATGGCCGCCGTGCCGACGCCGCTGGCGCCGCTGTGAATCAGGACCGTCTCGCCCGCCTGGAGGCGGGCGTTGACGAACAGGTTGCCGTAAGCGGTGAGGTAGGCCTCGGGGAGCGCCGCGGCCTCCGCCATGCTCAGTCCGGCGGGCACCGGCATGAGCAAGCGCTGCGGCACGCGGACCCTCTCGGCGTAGCCCCCACCCAGCGTCAGGCAGACCACGCTGTCGCCTACGGACCATGCCCGGACGGCGGAGCCGCGCTGGCTTATGCGCCCGGCAGCCTCGCCTCCAAGGATCTCGGAGCGACCCGGGGTCGTCGGGAAGTTGCCTTCTCGGTGTAGCAGGTCGGCGCGGTTGAGCGCGGTGGCTTGGACGTCGATGATCACATCGTCTTCGCCGCATGCGGGGTCGGCCACGTCTTGCCATAACAGGGGGCGGCCAGGGCGGTTCCGGTCCACGACGATCGCCTTCATCTACCTATGACCTCGCTCTCCGCTCGTGCGGCCTGGATGCTAGCACAGCCTGGTGGGCGGTCGCCCCTTTCGGAGATTAACGCCGTCACAGACGGGCTTTCTAGATCATCATCGAGCTCGCTGGGCCGATCTTTTCTCCCATATGTTGGGACGGCTATCCTTGTAGTTGACATGCATGATAGGTGCCTCTATAGTGGCGCGCACGTACAGCGGAGCAGGCCGGCGCCGCGGCGTACTGTCGACCATCGGTTCAGCAACGTAAGGGAGGAACGGATGAAGTCCCCCAGGTTCGCCGTCTCGTATCGCCTATTGGTGGCAGTGGGGCTTGCGCTATGCTGCCTCCTCCCGACCGCCGCCGCGCAACAGACGGGCGGGAAGCTGACGGTCGCCATCGGCGTGCCAGCCGTGACCCTTGCCCCGGGCAAGTCGATCGCGTCGATCGTGAACAGCATCACCGAAGGCATCTACGAAGGACTCGTCGAGAGGGACGCCAGCGGAGCCGTCCTACCAGGTCTGGCGACCTCGTGGAGCCTCGCCGAGGACGACGTCACCTGGACCCTGACCTTGCGGCAGGGCGTCCGGTTCCACGACGGCACCGAGTTCTCCGCCGATGACGTCAAGGCCACGTTCGACCGCATCCTGAACCCCGACTTCGCGTTGCCGCTGAGCTCCGTCCTTAAAGTCGTCTCGCGCGTCGAGGTGGTGGACCCTTACACGGTCAAGATCATCACCGGCAGTCCGACGCCCGACTTCCTCAACCGTCTCGCCTACGGCGTGGCCGTCATCATCAGCAGCGATGCCGTCGAGAAGTACGGCGCCGACATCGACTGGACGCCGGTCGGCACCGGCCCGTACCGCCTGGAGTCCTACGTTCCCAACGAGAGCGTCACCCTGGTCGCCTTCCCCGACTACTGGGGCGGCACCCCGTTGCTCGATCGCGTCGAGTTCCGCACGGTTCGCGAGCCGGGCACGCGCGTCGCGCTGCTCGAGGCGGGCGAGGTCGACATCATCGTCGACGTGCCGGCCACCGACCTGCCTGGCCTGAAGGCGCAGGCCGACAAGGCCGTGCTGTTGGCGCCGAGCACGCGAGTCATGCACATCGGCGTCAACACTCAGGTGGCGCCTTTCGACAACGTCCTCGTTCGCCAGGCGCTCAACTACGCCATCGATCAGGACGGTTTGGTCAACGGCGTGCTTCAGGGCGTCGGACAACCCGCCCGCTCTATTATCTCCCCGGTGGTCACCGGCTTCTCGCCGGTGAGCGAGTACCGCTACGATCCGGATACGGCTCGGCGCCTGCTCGCGGAGGCCGGCTATCCGAACGGCTTCAGCGCAACGCTCTGGACGCCGGAAGGCCGCTACTTCCAGGACCGCGCCACGGCGGTGGCCGTGCAGAGCATGCTGGGTGACATCGGCGTGAACGTGGATGTAAGGGTCATCGACTGGGCCACGTACCTGGAGATCCTCCGGCGCCCTGTCGACTCTAGCGAGACCCAGCTCTACCTGCTCGGCTGGGAGTCGGGCACCGGCGACATCGGTTACGTGCTGGACCTGATCTTCCACACCTCGACGTGGCCACCCGCCGGCTGGAACACGATGTTCTACAGCAACCCGGAGGTCGACGCCCTGATCGAGACGGCTCGCGTCACCATGGATCCGGATACGCGCCAGGCGCTGGCGACGCAGATCCAGGAGCGCATCGTCAGTGACGCCCCGTGGGTCTTGCTCAACGTGACCGAGGAAACGGCCGCCATGAGCAGCAAGGTGAACGGCCTCGAGCTGCTGCCGGGCGATGTCTACTCGCTGAAGACGGTGTGGCTGGACAAAGACTAGGCTAGGGGCCTCGTCCCAACCGGCCGGGTCTCCCAGAGCCTATGCTGCGCCTCCTTCTCTATCGGGTGCTGGGGCTGGCCGTGATCCTGGTGCTGGTCTCGGTCATCTCGTTCTCGATCACCTACGTTGTGCCCGGCGATGTCGCTCTCGTCATCGCCGGGCCCGGCGCCAGCCAGGCCTCGATCGAGAAGATCCGCAGCGACCTGCTCCTCGACGAGCCCTTCCTGGTTCGTTACGGCACGTGGCTCGGCTCCGTGATGCGCGGCGACTTGGGTGCCTCGGCCATCACCAGGCAACCGGTGGCCGAGATCGTCGGCTTCCGGCTGGTCAACACGATGAAGCTAGCCCTGGCCGGCATCGTCCTCGCCATCGTTCTTGGCATCGCGCTCGGTCTGGTGGCGGCCCTGTACCGCAACAGCCTTGTCGACTACGGGGCCATGCTCGTATCGGTCCTGGGCATATCCGCGCCCGTGTTCTGGGTGGGGTTGATGCTGATATACGTCTTCAGCGTCCGCCTGCGCTGGCTGCCCATCACCGACCAGGGTGGTGTCGCCCACCTGATCCTCCCAGCCATAACCATCGGGATGTACTCCGTGGCGGTCATCGCCCGCGTGACCCGCTTCAACCTGCTCGAGGTGCTCGGTCGGGACTACATCCGCACGGCCAAGGCCAAGGGCGCCTCCACCGCGCGGATGTCACTGAAGCACGCGCTCAAGAACGCCCTCATCCCGGTGGTCACGGTGATCGGACTCCAGTTCGGTTACCTCATGGGTGGGGCGGTCCTCACCGAGACCGTGTTCGCCTATCCGGGCATCGGCCGGCTCTTCGCCGACGTCGTGTTCACCCGCGACTTCCCGGTCATGCAGATCCTCATGCTGCTGCTCGCCGCCATCTTCGCCGTCACCAACTTCCTGGTCGACATCTCCTACGCCCTGCTCGATCCTCGGATCCGTCATGCCTGAGGCGCCATGACGGGCCGCCGCTTCTGGAAGGCGTTGCGGCGCAACAAGGCGGCGCTGGTCGGCTTCGTCCTCTTCGCCATCTTCCTGACCTGCGCCGTGTTCGCCCCGGCCCTCGCGCCGGCCAACCCCA is a window encoding:
- a CDS encoding M24 family metallopeptidase; this encodes MKKTARLWHAHHDLVRLLGADYLDAMVYPHIVKDATKTVLPYVLELDGRCTVLLRDSDSAMATAQPATPHRFAVYGGYFSWNERPAAPALPQLIDELAPGRAVEVDDTLPVASYRALHGSLDLDVTYRTLTDRTLRHLTLERPRVAAAMESDVERYRRAARRVVEGFRFEERLAELLQRQPEHDFALLDAQLERAGVDALLVTSPFQMEELSGHPSAWLERAGAVMLFVRGDERLHLLLPGRGQLPGTVERSTYRDVGSAVAAIAPGTLAVEPGHADLGLARALDADPLLLPSASPLLYRWQELRAASQLPYYVLAANSARVATERAVKYAAGRLARGGELRESELALAFDAFLGEFAGECDLHGMFRPYFRIIHPGERTLVPAAPTPNLVSGRNRTVKFDMGTQVLDLAGRVRGCSDIAKTLCNSPELEEFQAFLRATLLDRVIPAIRPGVSGAVVHEAATEALAEQDDRVRGWGLLPHGRSGKEYARDCGHVINRQTICTIYLEPGCEQRIEAGMSGCVEFVWPVDEAVVAIEDAYLVTESGAIPITA
- a CDS encoding aspartate/glutamate racemase family protein codes for the protein MAKIIHVMNASSRKDTGITEELSRTLEPLRFPGGPEIDCVTLEDGPNGITTSRDSDLAAVAVARFIEERHELPDTGAFVVACFSDPGIAAAREFSSRPVLGIGEAGVMTALAFGGQLGLISVSAGSEGKNRRALRALGVEARLAGAAALGLDYGDLRRPERVLGRLIEVGASLRELGAGSLLFAGAGMGRYCAQLEQAVGLPVVDPTQAAVGLALSRVRLAAAAGAGAA
- a CDS encoding glutathione ABC transporter substrate-binding protein; amino-acid sequence: MKSPRFAVSYRLLVAVGLALCCLLPTAAAQQTGGKLTVAIGVPAVTLAPGKSIASIVNSITEGIYEGLVERDASGAVLPGLATSWSLAEDDVTWTLTLRQGVRFHDGTEFSADDVKATFDRILNPDFALPLSSVLKVVSRVEVVDPYTVKIITGSPTPDFLNRLAYGVAVIISSDAVEKYGADIDWTPVGTGPYRLESYVPNESVTLVAFPDYWGGTPLLDRVEFRTVREPGTRVALLEAGEVDIIVDVPATDLPGLKAQADKAVLLAPSTRVMHIGVNTQVAPFDNVLVRQALNYAIDQDGLVNGVLQGVGQPARSIISPVVTGFSPVSEYRYDPDTARRLLAEAGYPNGFSATLWTPEGRYFQDRATAVAVQSMLGDIGVNVDVRVIDWATYLEILRRPVDSSETQLYLLGWESGTGDIGYVLDLIFHTSTWPPAGWNTMFYSNPEVDALIETARVTMDPDTRQALATQIQERIVSDAPWVLLNVTEETAAMSSKVNGLELLPGDVYSLKTVWLDKD
- a CDS encoding NAD(P)H-quinone oxidoreductase codes for the protein MKAIVVDRNRPGRPLLWQDVADPACGEDDVIIDVQATALNRADLLHREGNFPTTPGRSEILGGEAAGRISQRGSAVRAWSVGDSVVCLTLGGGYAERVRVPQRLLMPVPAGLSMAEAAALPEAYLTAYGNLFVNARLQAGETVLIHSGASGVGTAAIQLARLAGCRVIVTVGSAEKARLCEAMGADLAIRYHEEDFVARAMEFGGGEGVDVILDTVGAGYLQRNLELLALKGRLLLIGILGGTQTEINMRQIISKRLAVLGDTLSKYSVAELADMKDAFLRDFGEALDDGRLKPVVDRVFPIQEAEVAHQRMAENKNVGKIILTVREH
- a CDS encoding ABC transporter permease — translated: MLRLLLYRVLGLAVILVLVSVISFSITYVVPGDVALVIAGPGASQASIEKIRSDLLLDEPFLVRYGTWLGSVMRGDLGASAITRQPVAEIVGFRLVNTMKLALAGIVLAIVLGIALGLVAALYRNSLVDYGAMLVSVLGISAPVFWVGLMLIYVFSVRLRWLPITDQGGVAHLILPAITIGMYSVAVIARVTRFNLLEVLGRDYIRTAKAKGASTARMSLKHALKNALIPVVTVIGLQFGYLMGGAVLTETVFAYPGIGRLFADVVFTRDFPVMQILMLLLAAIFAVTNFLVDISYALLDPRIRHA
- a CDS encoding M28 family peptidase — translated: MTTSALPPILQAFDLDRAMTHVRWLSERTPNRISGGGQDRLAAEYIRDTLASYGLAAKLQEFDTYTSTIGSGALDVLSPEPWTPVVKPCLHIDPTPPEGVVAELVAVGPGGREDYAGLDVRGKIVLAEVSYAPATPEKARLAYEQGAIGIVLMNWGTSDQDNIPWRALKAVWGNPTRATWNEIPRLHALAITRRDGERLKAQCKQGGVEVRLRVTGQRLWARVAQPIAWLRAPESSPEREQFVVVSGHLDAWEPGVTDNASGNGVMIEIARLLAERRDELRRSVVFCFWNGHEIAEAAGSTYFVDTHWEELNRYGVAYTNIDSVGMRGADRLAVNSSPELRDAHQAIAEELFGERLPSKRLERIGDQSFFGVGVPAIAARHALPDAVVQAWNGATLGWWNHTDKDTFDTLDEAVLERDGRFWAGLIHDLVSTELLPHLASPAAQELRARFDTMLSEGEDPAELGRVRPLLDRLAERAAWLDALQADTKEAVLARNEALLRLSRHITPLRATVVGKYGQDSYGLSDLKEPVPMLAPLSRYRRLVAGDPERHLLTTELMRVRHRFTDALTAAIEVIEVLRLRLGLAGSD
- a CDS encoding M20/M25/M40 family metallo-hydrolase, with the protein product MTEATDETVVLLRSLVQCPSPSGQEEAVQRLIADWLRLNGVATTLQTTADGLSNVFATVRGDRHGEAAPSLLLLGHADTVLPGNGWTHDPYSGVLEGHRLYGRGAVDMKAGLAAAMLAMRELARRSDWCGTVSFASVADEEASSRGAVDLIARGLRFDAAVVCEPHFDDPVVGGVGKINVRITCRGRSAHGSRPEEGVNAIDAMARLLHALQASPVREHPLVGRGSRCVLRIQSGDGPYEIRVPDRCSCLVNWHLVPGESADDVVGELRALAESVSPAVDAIFDVLPPAYPSYLTAPDHPFLRHFTETYRREFGHDPAFAYGRGVSDANLLADSGIPTVMFGPSGANLHAADEWVDVRQIGEAARFYVALATSERTWTSGQSGHRKDHS
- a CDS encoding IclR family transcriptional regulator; the protein is MSTTLEKALQLVELVSDGDLSLQQLCQASGFSRSTTHRLAASLVKHRYLENKAQRYSLGYRFLELGEKKKSSLQFTKAAKPIAQNYCERTGETVHIAVLDGIYSMVVDRIIGSRQLQVNAYVGQRTLAYRTGAGKAMIASQPEREWLFFLNGIGRKERTRQLVEFAEIKERGYALDLEESASGVACVATAIYGPSGQVVAGVSFNGAITDLTRERLVELAPTIRACAKEIEKAMAASVA